The following proteins are co-located in the Raphanus sativus cultivar WK10039 unplaced genomic scaffold, ASM80110v3 Scaffold1560, whole genome shotgun sequence genome:
- the LOC130504416 gene encoding AT-hook motif nuclear-localized protein 16-like produces the protein MAGGTALTPTSVGSKSLLPLRNQETAEKFNNNNNNNNNNNNNNNNNNLKALPKAVQPVSSIEGGMVKRPRGRPAGSKNKPKPPIIVTQDSPNSLRAHAVEISSGNDICEALSDFARRKQRGLCILSANGCVTNVTLRQPASSGAIVTLHGRFEILSLLGSVLPPPAPLGITGFTIYLAGHQGQVVGGGVVGGLIASGPVVIMAASFMNAVFDRLPLDDDEAASMQQNQQYYQNGRARPLDGIHGLPQNLLTNGNSGSDIYHWGPTQRVMSKP, from the coding sequence ATGGCTGGAGGTACAGCTTTGACTCCAACCTCTGTAGGATCTAAGTCACTACTTCCATTGAGGAACCAAGAAACAGCAGAGaaattcaacaacaacaacaacaacaacaacaacaacaacaacaacaacaacaacaacaacctgaAAGCATTACCCAAAGCCGTCCAGCCGGTTTCATCAATTGAAGGAGGGATGGTTAAGAGGCCAAGAGGTAGACCAGCTGGCTCCAAGAACAAACCAAAACCACCAATCATTGTGACTCAGGACAGTCCAAACTCCCTCAGAGCTCATGCCGTTGAGATCAGCTCAGGTAATGACATCTGTGAGGCTTTATCAGATTTTGCAAGAAGGAAACAGAGAGGACTCTGCATACTCAGTGCCAATGGTTGCGTCACTAACGTGACACTAAGGCAGCCAGCTTCATCAGGAGCTATTGTGACATTACACGGACGTTTCGAGATCCTCTCATTGCTAGGATCAGTCTTGCCTCCACCAGCACCGCTTGGGATCACTGGTTTCACCATTTACTTAGCCGGGCATCAAGGACAGGTTGTTGGTGGAGGAGTGGTTGGTGGGCTAATAGCATCTGGTCCTGTTGTTATCATGGCTGCATCCTTCATGAACGCTGTGTTTGATCGTCTTCCGCTGGATGATGATGAAGCTGCTTCCATGCAGCAGAACCAGCAGTACTACCAGAACGGAAGAGCCCGTCCTTTAGATGGCATTCATGGATTACCTCAAAACCTGCTCACTAATGGGAACTCAGGTTCTGATATATACCATTGGGGGCCTACGCAGCGTGTCATGTCCAAGCCTTAG